The nucleotide window CCGGCGAGGGCTGGGTGAGCAGGACCGCCACCCCGACCACGGCGAGGACCACCTGGCCCGCGACGCGTTCGAAGACGACCGCGCGCACTCCGCGGCCGACGTCGCCGGCGCTGCGGCCGTGCCGTACGGCCCGGTGCACGTCGCCGAGTACGCCGCCGGGGAGCGCCGCGTTGAGGAACAGCGCGCGGTAGTAGTCCGCGACCGCCGGGGCCAGCGGCAGCCTGAGCCGCATGCCCCGGGCGACCACGCACCAGCGCCAGGCGCTGAACACCGTGGTGAGCACGCCGATGCCGAGCGCCGCGAGGAGCGTGGCCCCGTCGATGCGGCGCAGGCCGTCCAGGAAGACGCCGGTGCCCAGGCGCCAGGTCAGCACGGTGAGGATGACGACGCCGGCGATCGTGCCGAAGTGGGTGCGCAGGAGCCGGGAGTCGAGGCGCGCACGGACCCGGCCCAGCACGCCGGCCCGGCCGCCGTCCGGACGTGCGGCGGATGCTGCGCCGTCGTTCCCGGCCCGTGCCGAGGGCTCCGCCGGCAGCTTCTCGTCCAGGGCGGACGGAACGACCACAGCGGGCACAGTGGCCACAGTGGTCAGGGAACGCTCCTTCGCCGTCATGGCCCCCGCGCCGCCCATCACACGCCCCCGACCGGACGGGCCAGCGCCAGCAGGTCGCTGTGGTGGACCACCACGTTCAGCTCCCCCGCCGCGCAGGCCGCGAGACGCTCGTCGAGGTAGTCCGCGGCCCGGTCGGCCAGCTCGGGGCGCTGTTCGACGGCCGCGCCGACCCAGCCGCGCAGCCACTGCGCCGTCAGCGCGGACTCGGCCGGACCGAGCCGCCAGGCGCTCGGGTGCACCCGTACCGTCGCGCCGTGCCGCGAGAAGGCGTCGCAGGCCGCGCTGACCGCCTCCGGGCCGAGCAGGTCCCCGCGTCGCTGGTGGTCGTTGAACGCCGTGGCGATCTCGGTGTCCAGCGGACGGGCCGGCGTCAGTTCGACCCGGCCGACCACCGAGAGGGTGAGCAGGGCGGGGCAGCCGGCTCCGGCGCAGGCCGCGGCCAGTGCCTCGATCTCGTCGGCGTCGAGCACGTCCAGCAGGGCGGAGGCCGTCACCAGCGAGGCGCCGGCCAGGGCGTCGGCGGTCAGCCGGCCCACGTCGCCGCGCTGTGTCTCCACCGTGACCCGGCTGCCGTCGGCGGCCGAACGGGGCGACCCGACGGCGGCGAAGTGCAGCAGGTACGGGTCGCGGTCGTGCAGCACCCAGTGCTGGGGCCCGTCCAGCCGGGGCGCGAGCCACCGGCCCATGGACCCGGTGCCGCAGCCGAGGTCGTGGATGACGAACCCGTTCGACCTGCGCGGCAGGTTCGCGAGGCGGATCCGCAGGGGGTCGAGCAGTTCGGACGAGCGCGCCGAGGCGTCGACGCCCTCCCGCAGCTGGAGCCATTCGGGGGCGTAACGGGTGGTGTCGTCGGTGGTGTCGTCGGCGGCCTCGCCGCGGGTGCGGTCGCCGAGCCGAATCGTTCCTGTGTCCCGGCCGGGCTCCGCGGTCCCGGTGCCGGAACCGGTATCGCTCCCCGGAGCCTCCGTCGGCGTCGTGCTCGTACCGGTGCTGGTGCTCGTGCCGCTCATGCCGCCCCCCTCCTTGCCTCGCTCTTCAGTCGCCCCAGGACACCTGACAGACTCCGGGCCGTCGCGGCCCAGCCTCCGAGGGACGCCCGGCGGGCCCGCGCGGCGGCCTTGAGGCGCCGGCGCACGTCGGCCTCGCCGAACCAGCCGCGCAGCTCCGCGGCCAGGGCCGCGGGGTTCTCCGGCGGTACGAGCAGGCCGGGCACCCCGCCGTCGGGCGCGCGCCCGACCGCCTCGGGCAGCCCGCCGACGTCCGTGGCCAGTACGGGGATGCCGCGGGCGAGCGCCTCGGTGACGGCCATGCCGTACGTCTCGGCGTACGAGGTGAGGACCATCAGGTCGGCCGAGGCGTAGCTCGCGTCGAGTGCGGCACCGGACCGGGGCCCGGCGAGTTCCACGCGGTCGCCCAGGCCGTGCCGGGCGATCAGGTCCCGCAGTTCGGCCACGTACCCGGGGTCCTGGTTGAGGCCGCCGACCAGCACGCAGCTCCAGGGCAGGTCGGTGACCTCCGCGAGGGCCTCGACCAGCCGGTG belongs to Streptomyces sp. V3I8 and includes:
- a CDS encoding class I SAM-dependent methyltransferase translates to MSGTSTSTGTSTTPTEAPGSDTGSGTGTAEPGRDTGTIRLGDRTRGEAADDTTDDTTRYAPEWLQLREGVDASARSSELLDPLRIRLANLPRRSNGFVIHDLGCGTGSMGRWLAPRLDGPQHWVLHDRDPYLLHFAAVGSPRSAADGSRVTVETQRGDVGRLTADALAGASLVTASALLDVLDADEIEALAAACAGAGCPALLTLSVVGRVELTPARPLDTEIATAFNDHQRRGDLLGPEAVSAACDAFSRHGATVRVHPSAWRLGPAESALTAQWLRGWVGAAVEQRPELADRAADYLDERLAACAAGELNVVVHHSDLLALARPVGGV